Proteins from one Leptospira wolffii serovar Khorat str. Khorat-H2 genomic window:
- a CDS encoding bactofilin family protein: protein MSEESIDTIIGEDIQFRGKLRFNNALKIKGQFKGTIETTGTLVVGETGRVEADIETGSLEIEGDLRGNINASQKISVRKTGKLVGDVRTPDLEIESGAKFSGNCIM from the coding sequence ATGAGCGAAGAATCCATCGACACCATCATCGGAGAAGATATCCAATTCCGAGGTAAACTCCGTTTTAATAATGCTCTTAAGATCAAGGGTCAATTCAAAGGAACCATCGAAACCACAGGCACCCTGGTCGTGGGAGAGACTGGCCGGGTCGAGGCGGATATAGAAACCGGAAGCCTGGAGATCGAAGGAGACCTAAGAGGCAATATCAACGCTTCCCAAAAAATCTCCGTTCGCAAAACCGGGAAATTGGTCGGAGACGTTCGCACTCCGGATTTAGAGATAGAATCGGGGGCCAAATTCAGCGGAAATTGCATCATGTAA